The following is a genomic window from Sus scrofa isolate TJ Tabasco breed Duroc unplaced genomic scaffold, Sscrofa11.1 Contig1869, whole genome shotgun sequence.
ggtcaattaatctttgacaagggaggcaagaacatcaaatgggaaaaggaaagtctattcagcaagcattgctgggaaacctggacagctgtatgcaaagcaatgaaactagaacacaccctcacaccatgcacaaaaataaactcaaaatggctgaaagacttaaatatacgacaggacaccatcaaactcctagaagaaaacataggcaaaacactctctgacatcaacataatgaatattttctcagggcagtctcccaaagcaataaaattagagcaaaaataaacccatgggacctcatcaaactgaaaagcttttgcacagcaaaggaaaccaaaaagaaagcaaaaagacaactttcagaatgggagaaaatggtttcaaatgatgcaacagacaagggcttaatctctagaatatacaagcaacttatacaactcaacagcaaaaaaaccaatcaatcaatggaaaaatgggcaaaagacctgaatagacatttctccaaggaagatatacagatggccaacaaacacatgaaaaaatgctcaacatcgctgattataagagaaatgcaaatcaaaactaccatgagataccacctcacaccagtcagaatggccatcattaataaatccacaaataacaagtgctggaggggctgtggagaaaagggaaccctcctgcacggctggtgggaatgtaaactggtacagccactatggagaacagtttggagataccttagaaacctatacatagaacttccatatgaccctgcaatcccactcttgggcatctatccggacaaagctctacttaaaagagacacatttacccgcatgttcattgcagcactattcacaatagccaggacatggaaacaatccaaatgtccattgacagaggattggatttggaagatgtggtatatatacacgatggaatactactcagccataaaaaaagaatgacatcatgccatttgcagcaacatggatagaactagagactctcatactgagtgaaatgagccagaaaaacaaagacaaataccatatgatatcacttataactggaatctaatatccagcacaaatgaacatctcctcagaaaagaaaatcatggacttggagaagagacttgtggttgcctgatgggagggggagggagtgggagggatcgggagcttgggcttatcagacacaacctagaatagatttacaaggagatcccgctgaatagcattgagaactatgtctagatactcatgttgcaacagaacaaagggtgggggaaaaactgtaattgtaatgtatacatgtaaggataacctgaccccttgctgtacagtgggaaaataaaatttaaaaaaaaaaaaagaaaatagaaaaatgatcagAATCTTGAGGTGGAATATCTACATCTCTCTAAATTACATGGCACATTCAATGgatttgcagaaataaaaatacatatgactTTCTCTAATAAAAATGTGTCTACATTGAATGATAAGatacataatttagaaaacaaaggtGAGGAGGAGGGGTCAACTTCCCCTTGAGAAGGGGAAGGGCTTCAGTCCTTCCAAGTGCACTCACTTTATGCCTTTTCCTCCTCTATTATGTTAGCAAATCCTCAGAGACTGAGAGACTATGGACCAATTTGGCTAATTATATACTTGGTGCCTTGAGGTCTTGAGGTCATTACTCTGCAAATAATCAGAATGTGCTTCTTAGCCCTTCATTTAACCAGCTCCAGTCCAATGAGATCCATATGTGTTTGTCTCATTAGCCATGGTTGTCTGAACCAGGAGGTCCATACCTGGGTCTGCCTTCCTGCCAGTCCTGAGAACAAAGCCTCAGCCTGCAACCAACATCAGgtaggggaggggcaggacatGGGCCTTCCACAGTCCTTCTCCAGCAGAGACACAGCACAGTCCAGGGTGAGCCAAGAGCTGTGGGAGACACTGCATGCAGAAGGGGTTGGGAGAAACTTGTTTTCTCATTATGAAGCCAGCAGACAGTTGGGATAGCCAGGCGAGGATAGCAAAACACCAAGATTCACCTCAGACACCTATGAAGTTGAGGTTTTGGGGATTGGTGGGGAtccaagaaattttatttaaatttctgttttccccTCACAGTGTTCCTCTCTTCCATTGGCATCTTTTCCACCTGTACAGGAAATAGGTGGTTCTGAACTCTCCCTAAGTGCTCCACTTGATCatgaaatgatgatgatgatgatgaaaatgaggGCAGTAACCAAAATATCACAAGCCTTTACCTAAGGATTTCAAGTGCCAGGTGCTGAGATAAGGTTTATATGTAGCTTGTCTCCTTTCATCTCTTATCACCACTTTACAGCTGAGCTGGGGACCGCTGTGATTTCAAGTGGTTTTATCAGGACCCTGCAGTAGCAAATGGGTAAAGTCAGATTTGAATGCAGACAGAGAATCTCCATTCATAGGCACCAACACAGTCCTCTCTCCTGCTGACATAGGCTGCATTCAGGGAACTGAATTTTGGGGAAATGTTATCCCTCTAGAAGGAAGAATTGACTTGAAAACCTCTCAAGTTGGCATACAAAGGGCCAACTTGGTGATTGAGACCTGGATTTCATCCTAAATTTCTCAAATGTTCATAAGAGGGTTGGGTTTGATAAGAAATCAATATTAGAAAAGTGTTGGAGATTTGGGACATATTTAAGAAGATGTCTCAAGCCATAACCtacaaaaacacagcaaaaagcaAACTCTCTTCCCTTTCATCCCAGGCGGAGACCCCTGCTCACTGTGCTCTTCCCTTTAAGGGGTTCATGGAGGACCAGAGTGGAGGGCATGGGCAGCACCTGTCCCATCAACTACAGGAAGGATGGCTGAGCTGAAGGCAGGGATCCTAGAAAGAATCAGCTCATGACAATTCAGAGCAGTTCTCTCTCCTGTTTCTTCTATTGGACTTTGCTTCACTGGCTACTGatgctccaattcaacacctagccccaGAAACtacacatgctacaggtgtgtccattaaaagaaatatatatatatatatatatatatatatatatatatatatatgaaatccgCCAAGGCCAAATGTTtgtatttgagttatttttgaaaaaaaaattgaccaaaaaCCCCACACATTTGAGTGAGCATTTATGTCCATTGAAGATGGATGTCATAGACAAGTAAAGATGAAAAACCCTTAAAGATAATTGGCATATacagtagacacatgaaaagaggctcaacatcacttattagagaaatgcaaatcaaaactgcaatgagggaCCACCCACACCGGTCTgtgtggccatcattaacaagtctgccaataacaaaggctggaaaggaggcagagaaaagggaaccctctgacaccgctggtgggaatgtgaattggtacaattGCTATGAAGAagagtatagaggtacctcagaaaactaaaaatagaattgccatatgaaacagcaatcctactcctgggcatatatctggataaaactataattcactaagatacatgcacccctgtgttcctTGCAGCAaccttcacaatagccaagacatgaaaacaaccaggatgtccatcaacagaggaatggattacgaagatatggtacatatatatgatggaaaactcctcagccaccaaaaaaaaaagaacaaaataatgtcatttgcagcaacatggatgcaactagacattctcatactaagtgaggtaagtcagaaaaagacaaataccctacaATATCACGtaaatgtggagtctaaaatatggcacaagtgagcctatctacaaaacagaaacagactcacagacatagggaacagactcgtggttgtcaaggtggagggggaaggagtgggagggactgggagtttggggtgagtagatgccaactattctattcagaatggataagcgatgaggtcctactgtacagcacagggaactctatctaatctcctgggctataccatgatggaaagtaataCAGAACATAGTGCATATATacttatgactgggtcacttggctgtacagccgaaattgtcacaacattgtaaatatactATAATTTCATTTACAGAGATAATTGCATAAACAAATGCTCTCTGATTATAACCATTTGAGTATAATTTATACTCCTGTGAGTGTGGTTTTAGCTCTTTGGAACTACACTGCAAATCAAGGTAATTTCTTGTACTTTATTTGCAGAAGATACAGtattttcagtgctttttttgtgtcctttaattagaaaaatattttaagtcactGCTCTTTGATGGTGGTTTCCtgcatcctagttcttcctcttttttttttttttttgaattgaaagtagacctttcagtatttcttttagaattggttttgtattgctatactcttttagcttttgtttgttggggaaatttTTTATGTCCCcgactattttaaatgatattcttgctggatagagtattctaggttgcatatttttttggaaaatagtatggaggtaccttagaaatctatacgtagaactaccatatgatccagcaatcccactcttgggcatatatccagaaaaaacattccttaaaaaagacacatgcacccgcatgttcattgcagctctattcacaagagccaagacattaAAACAACCCACAtatccatcgatagatgattggataaggaagatgtggtacatatacacaatggaatactattcagccataaaaaagaacaaaataatgccatttgcagcaacatggatggaactagagactctcatcctgagtgaaatcagtctgaaagagaaagaccaataccttatgatatccctcatatctggaatctaatatacagcacaaaggaacctttccacagaaaataaaatcatggactggagaatagacttatggttgcccagggggagaggagggagtgggaaggattgggagcttagggttaagggatgcaaactactgctttcggaatggattaacaatgagaatcaaaaaagaaaaaggtaatcgTCAATAGAAACCAGGCTTTTATGTTCATAAAACTAAGAAAGTGACTTgaataaatgacaatgaaattttcttcataaacaaaaataaggaagaaaaatatttttaaaaagagaagaatatttttattctatattactCATGCAAAAGATGGGGACAGATATTTTACTGTGTTATGGATTTGTTATCTCAGAATGTCCTTATTTCTCTAATATTCTTTGTCCTCATGCCTCGAATTAACtgcataaagaaaaaagtctatgTTCTTGTCATCAGTGAAGAAGAGCTAACAATTCAGAGATACTGCTGAAGGCACTGTGGTGTATGGTTTTCAAGCATGAAAAATGTCTTCATGAATTGCTAAATTCCAAAGTATGGATACTTATCTGGGTGCCCCAACATTGTTTGGTTTATTcaaccctttcttctttttcaaaaggtgCCCCCTCAACATGGAACCACAGAATCATACACATTCCTCAAAATTCTTCCTCCTGAGCCTCTCAGATGATCCATACCTACAGCCCCTTCTCTTTGGGCTCctcctgtccatgtacctggtgaCCCTgcttgggaacctgctcatcatcctggctgtcacctctgattcccacctccacacacccatgtactacttcctttccaatctgtccTTGGCTGACATCAGCACCACCACTGTCCCCAAGATGCTAGTGAACCTCCAGACACACAGCAAATCCATCACCTATGCAGGCTGCCTAACACAAGTgatgctttttcctctttttgcctgTTTGGAGAGTCTACTTCTGAcagtcatggcctatgaccggttggtggccatctgtcaccccctaCACTACCTGGTCATCATGAACCCCCACCTCTGTGGCTTCTTAGTCCTGCTGTCATTTTCCATCAGTCTTTTGGACTCCCAGTTGCACTACCTGATGATGTCACAGCTCACCTTCTGTGCAGATGTGGAaatccctcatttcttttgtgaACTTTCTCAGCTCCTCAGTCTTGCCTGTTCTGACATCTCCATCAGTATTATATTAATGTATTTCATTGGCACAATCTTGGCTGGAATTCCATTCTCAGGGATACTTTACTCTTattctcaaattcttttctccattctcaGAATCTCATCATCAGGAGGCAGGTATAAAgtcttctccacctgtggctcccacctgtccattgtttgcttgttttttgtaaCAGGCCTTGGTGTGTACCTCAGCTCAGCTGTCTCATCTTCCTCCAGGAAAGGGGCAGTGGTCTCcatgatgtacactgtggtcataCCTATGCTGaatcccttcatctacagcctaaGAAACAGGGACATAAAGCATGCCCTGTGGAGGATTATCAGCAGAGTAGGCTAATCTGAACACATGAGTGATTTGGGGGGTTCATAAGATTGGAAaaggcaggaattcccattatggctcagtgtaaacatacctgactagtacccacaaggatgcagtttcaatcccttgccccattcagtgggttaaagatccagccttgccaggagctcaggtgtaggtcacagacccaccTAGAatctagtgttactgtggctgtggcacaggccacaatttgactcctatcctgggaacttccttatgcttcacatgaagccctaaaaaggaaaaaaagactggaaaaggcAGTAAAATCAAACATATGCAACAAGAAATTCTGAATCTGCAGTCACACACTGTATAAGTACCTATTTGTCCCTCTGCTTTCTGTTTACACAATGTTTTCCTGAGCTCCGGTATCAATCCCTCATCTGAGAACTGAAAACCCATATCAAACCAATGCActatagccaaaaataaataaaaaggcttaGAGGAGCCCTACTgaatttttaagttaaacttCAGAGTAGAactaaaatatgatttaagaatagcagtggaatggattgggagcttggggttagtggatgctaactattgcttttggaatggattatcaatgagattctgctgtgtggcactgagaactatgtctagttacttatgacagagcatgataatgcgagaaaaaagaatgtataaatgtatgtgtcaCTTGGTCAacatgccatacagtagaaaaaattgtgttgggtaaaaaatgatttaaaaaaagcaaaaaaaaaaaaaaagaataacaatgtaTTTGACTTCTGTCATCCTCCCGAATTTTCTCCTCCTCTAACTTCTAGAGCCAATAGTCAAATCCTAAGCACTTCACACCTCCCCCTCCCTGATTTTGTCACAAATCTGCCCAGAGTCCTCTAATCCCACTGTTCATTCgatttttaaagacattgaaAGTGGGGGTGATCTCAGTGTTTAACATTGAGGATATGTCTGCCCTTCTGGGAAGAGGAAGTTTCTTATGAACTGAGGAATACTTTGAGGAACATTCTGAGGCTTGTTCATTGGAACAAAGAGATGTACTGATGACACCAGCTTGTGGAATGTGCTTTACCTTCATGCTTGCCGACAGAACTACATAACTCTCTTGCTTCCACTGTCAAAACTTCCTGGCATACTttggggatagaccatgatagaagatagcataagaaagggaatgtatgtatatgtatgactgggtcactgtgctgtgcagcagaaattgatacaatactctaagtcaactatacttcaaaaaacaaaatatgtgaagaaggaaacaaaacagaacaaaacattcACTGACATATAGCTGTTCAAATTTTCAGCTGAAAGACATATTCTTTCCCAGGTCATTCAGGGACCCCACGTTTTGTCATTTCagatcttttcttcctattttccctGTCTCCAAACTATTAAATTATCTGAACAGTGATGGCTCAGATGATTTGCTTTCCCCACTCTTCAAAACCAGTTCAGAAGTTCTCTGGTTGCTCAGAGggctagggatctgatgttgtcactgccatggcccagggcactgctgtggcatgtatttgatccctggcctgaaaaccttagcatgctgtaggtgcagccaaaaaaagaaagaaagaaagaaagaaagaaagaaagaaagaaagaaagaaagaaagaaagaaagaaaggaagaaagaaagaagagagagagagagagaaagagagagagagagaaagaaagaaagaaagaaagaaagaaagaaagaaagaaagaaaaaagaaaacctttcatATAGACATTTTCTCTTACAAGAGGGTCCTAAATGGCTTCTCAATAttcagtttctttccatttacaCCAGATTAACTTTTTAAGTGGAACCAAAACTTGTATCTCTTTGTTTGAAATCTTCCAatcaggagttgccactgtggtccagtgggttaaggatccaactgcagcaagaCGGGTTTTTGTagaggtgggggttcaatccctgacctggcccaGTGGATCaggtagcgtaggtcacagctgtggcttggattcatttcctggcccagTTACTTACATATGCTATGGATACAtccaaacaaacacacaaaatttttCCAATTGTTTTCTGAAACTCATAGAGTAAACTTGCCCAGGTCAGTAAGACCGTTCATTATCTAGTCCCTCCTATCCCTTTCCAACTCCTTCACAAGTCCAAGGACTAGTACCATCATCATCACCCCCCCAGGAATTCATAAGTGCACATGTTAGGTCtcacctgctgaatcagaactgctATAGCTAGAACCCAAATACTTGCGTTTTAGGAAGTGTTATCAGGTGATTCCACCACACAATAAACTTGAGAACCCACTTGCCTAGATATACGGGTTTTCTTGGAGTTCTTCAAACAGACCATGTTCTTTCCTGCCCCCAGACAAGCACACTTATTTCTCTCTGTCTggaattttcttccctttaacAACTCAACTTTTTACTTCAACATCAGCCCTTAAAGATGCTTTCCTTGGCCTCCCATCTAAATTCTCCTGGTGTTCTCTCCATCAGGTcagtcctctcttcctcttttaataTTACTGCTTTCTGAGTGATCTCACACATGTTTAGTATTATGGAGATAATCTTTGCACAAGCTGCCTCAGCTATTCTTTTCCAGGTTAAATGGATGCATAAGGAAAATAAGTTTTGCTCCTCTTCCAGTCTGGTCTTGTGTGAGATGTGATAGTATTGACTTAAAAAGGCCAGAAAATAGGCAATGTCATTTCCAAAACAATGTTTGGTAGAAATCTGTTATGAAATCTAGAAAGTTATTGATTGtacaaaagaaaaactgcatCATAGTCCAAGAGGTATGAATACTTTATCCAAAACCCCAGCAGTTGGAGTAAAGACTATTGCAACAAGGGAAAGATATTGAATTCATCTCCACTGAATCAAATGGTgagatgattttttatttttttacatctgCATAAACGTTCTGGGGCATAGGGAagtgccccaggctaggggtgaattagaagctgcagctgcagcctctgccagaacttgcggcaacaccaggtccttaacccactgagggagggcaaggatggaacctgtatcctcactgaggataacatcaagtccttaacctgatgaaccacaatggaaGCTCCAAAAATGAGAGGATTTTTAAAGCTGAGGCTAGCTAATGGAAAAGCACTGGGAGATATTAGGGGAGGGAGGTTGGTTGGTATAATTAGTCTGTCTGTGACTGCTAATTGCTGCCTATTGAATTTAGGCTCATACTATCCACAGAAGCTAGGAGATAGATGTATCACTTGATGATTATATTTCAAAgggataactttaagaaaatcatttctggtttgtaaaaaggacaaaaggctctgagaagatttattcacatttaaattgagcaaaaaaagaatttgaaagtttTCTAACATGGAGTTTCCTTGAGctacaatgggttaatgatccagcactgtcactgttgtggctcaggtcactgttgtggtgtgggttcgaccccatgctacaggcatggcagaaaaggaaaaaaaaatcctcacatcAGTGCTCTAAGAAAAGAGAGGTCAGGAGCAGAAATCAGGTAGTAATGTGTTTAAAGTTTAATCACATTTAGGGGAATGTAAAGGCAGTCTTTTTCAATATATATCCCAAACTTCCACTGCTGTTCCAACTTTGTAAGTCCTGTGTTTTTGGATATGGGCTGCTCAGCCAACCTCCACACTGAAGCATaagttttaatttatgtttacaAGTAACTTGAGTTCTAGACTCAAATGGCAGCATTAACCGTGAGAGGCAAGGCAACAAGTCCAGAATGGCAACTGGGTTCCAGGATCCACAGGGATCTGTGGTGGTGACAGCAGGTCATAGATGAGGTGACCTCCAGAGCATtggtaatactactcagccataaaaaattacaaatatggcCATGTGCAGCATCATagatgcaactagggattctcatattaagtgtggtaagtcagaaagagaaagataaataccgtgtatgc
Proteins encoded in this region:
- the LOC110258305 gene encoding putative gustatory receptor clone PTE01 encodes the protein TPMYYFLSNLSLADISTTTVPKMLVNLQTHSKSITYAGCLTQVMLFPLFACLESLLLTVMAYDRLVAICHPLHYLVIMNPHLCGFLVLLSFSISLLDSQLHYLMMSQLTFCADVEIPHFFCELSQLLSLACSDISISIILMYFIGTILAGIPFSGILYSYSQILFSILRISSSGGRYKVFSTCGSHLSIVCLFFVTGLGVYLSSAVSSSSRKGAVVSMMYTVVIPMLNPFIYSLRNRDIKHALWRIISRHLAQMDHPCDNRDKNLVALMDGRMNGEESSSSRFSMGMTMVYTTEVTVPFEEEEEKAELRYMPNPVP